A part of Dethiosulfovibrio salsuginis genomic DNA contains:
- a CDS encoding DUF7680 family protein — protein MTRQKLLKDPGLDFKVLYDESLRPLVKNAPWILRVTDHRDRPSPVMMIKERKAGSQKKLKERGTIYGPSLKRTIPIIKSVLSYVTDGSGIPLDLGGFLEGGKIEFRGNIPLDDEAGYKLALIFKLQERIKELDRVELLARRVARFSREEGAYWFSRITDYGSAANRWARTGLKILLSGQPHDPQVSKMLDRLRLE, from the coding sequence ATGACGAGACAGAAACTGCTGAAGGATCCAGGACTGGACTTTAAGGTGCTCTACGACGAAAGCCTGAGGCCCCTGGTAAAAAACGCACCTTGGATCCTCCGGGTCACCGATCACAGGGACAGGCCCTCCCCTGTGATGATGATAAAAGAGAGAAAGGCCGGTTCACAGAAAAAACTGAAAGAGAGGGGAACCATATACGGCCCGTCTCTCAAAAGGACCATACCGATAATAAAGTCGGTGCTCTCCTACGTCACCGACGGATCGGGAATCCCCCTGGACCTTGGAGGTTTTTTAGAGGGAGGTAAGATAGAGTTTAGAGGCAATATACCTCTGGACGACGAGGCGGGCTATAAGCTGGCGCTGATCTTCAAGCTTCAGGAGAGGATAAAAGAGCTCGACCGGGTGGAGCTTCTGGCCCGGAGGGTTGCCCGGTTCTCCCGGGAAGAGGGAGCCTACTGGTTTTCCCGCATAACCGACTACGGCTCCGCCGCCAACCGCTGGGCCAGGACAGGGCTTAAAATACTCCTCTCCGGTCAGCCCCACGACCCGCAGGTATCGAAGATGCTCGACCGGCTCAGGCTGGAATAG
- a CDS encoding HD-GYP domain-containing protein: protein MAMYVVSVKDLEPGMMVAQPLIKQGGVPLVAQDVVLTSPLIEAIGRHGFQQVLIREGNEPNETPPSLVSPDTDREGRRKVEAVFSEVISKMTISNRDVEVLSNLMSSVMEELSRGGPLFLGNLKAIEDMDRVTFDHCWSVAVLSLALYRKAVEEAWVPLGSFQDGVNLGLGAVLHDLGKLRVPPEILNKPGKLDDEEWETMRLHPWYGLELLRSQPNVMPMARGIVIHHHQRLDGKGYGPRQSENILSGEAIPKAVRIVSVADVYDALATDRPYRPGFLPWEVLKLMRSSVGTALDPVAFGLLEQVVIPFPVGCFVLMKGGEICMITRSGMDHERPSPKGAPWARVLAVMSSKKGRIPGEVFEFLSDEVLLGATTLRGLAWRVARELSGVSEDLASKLSISRWAIHAQWKERIAKAFSGEVPH, encoded by the coding sequence ATGGCAATGTACGTCGTCTCCGTGAAGGATCTTGAACCTGGCATGATGGTGGCTCAGCCCCTGATAAAACAGGGAGGGGTTCCGTTGGTCGCCCAGGACGTGGTACTGACGTCGCCCTTGATAGAGGCTATCGGTCGCCACGGGTTTCAGCAGGTCCTAATCAGAGAGGGAAACGAACCCAATGAAACGCCCCCTTCACTGGTGTCCCCCGACACCGATCGAGAGGGTAGGCGAAAGGTAGAGGCCGTCTTTTCTGAGGTCATAAGCAAGATGACCATCTCCAACAGAGATGTTGAGGTGCTATCCAACCTGATGTCCTCGGTTATGGAGGAATTATCCAGAGGAGGCCCGCTTTTTCTGGGGAACCTCAAGGCGATCGAGGACATGGACAGGGTGACTTTCGATCACTGCTGGTCGGTCGCGGTGCTGTCACTGGCCCTGTACCGAAAGGCGGTGGAGGAGGCATGGGTTCCCCTGGGAAGCTTTCAGGACGGCGTCAACCTGGGACTGGGGGCGGTCCTTCACGATCTGGGCAAACTTAGGGTTCCACCGGAGATACTCAACAAGCCCGGGAAGCTTGACGACGAAGAGTGGGAGACCATGAGGCTCCATCCCTGGTATGGCCTTGAGTTGCTCAGAAGCCAGCCTAACGTGATGCCCATGGCGAGGGGAATCGTGATCCACCACCATCAGAGGCTGGATGGAAAGGGATACGGCCCGAGACAGAGCGAGAATATCCTGTCCGGCGAGGCCATACCTAAGGCTGTGAGGATAGTTTCCGTGGCGGACGTCTACGACGCTCTTGCCACCGATCGGCCATATCGCCCAGGGTTCTTGCCATGGGAGGTCTTAAAGCTAATGAGGTCTTCGGTGGGAACCGCCCTGGATCCTGTCGCCTTCGGACTGCTCGAACAGGTCGTTATACCCTTCCCCGTCGGGTGCTTCGTCCTGATGAAGGGCGGAGAGATCTGCATGATCACCCGTTCGGGCATGGACCACGAGAGGCCCTCCCCAAAGGGAGCACCCTGGGCCAGGGTTTTAGCGGTTATGTCGTCCAAAAAGGGCAGGATTCCAGGAGAGGTGTTCGAGTTCCTGTCCGACGAGGTCCTCCTAGGAGCCACAACTTTAAGAGGCCTTGCCTGGAGGGTGGCCAGGGAGCTTTCCGGAGTATCGGAGGATCTCGCGTCAAAACTCAGCATCTCCCGCTGGGCGATCCACGCCCAGTGGAAGGAGCGGATCGCCAAGGCCTTCAGTGGGGAAGTCCCTCACTGA
- a CDS encoding HD domain-containing phosphohydrolase, with product MPWTIALFAIAAVGGGLACWNPAPLMKSNRSMMDRYIDSLSSSCSSTSLVAVLAQEPSFQDLGSWPWPRSTHGELLTKLSQAKTVVVDLLFPESSSLSEDLLLAGEVRDHGNCVLAIHLSDTGEGTKPIPPYEQLYRSVKHVGVANVAPDVDGLYRFSYPLWNVEGRSLPSITLAGAMAHTGDTVGLETGPLYSYLTLGDRVFPMTPDGGVVLSPFDLKDIPVYEYVDVLRGRVSEDKFKGSLVVVGINAAGLGVQDTLSMYRDGRVRSVPGALFVALSIHNLLQDRAIAVLPTWAGGIWASLASLAGGLLGLMAFSWSWMALLATVAVVLVLPYFTLEVLYMWIPTTGALWGLFLAYVTVASIRAISMSRSVKMGSIYTDVLSSITSDSWNGGAERSPEGILDRVWPEIEKLTSIRLLEKNLSEKDAQDLSHSGAVVALDDSSSLLKIPGGDPPYRLLVKPAQGWEGLVVLGWFKNVSREDLRSAMAMILSVSWFSVALKREQERLLAVEGAIKAVVAAVDAKDPETRGHSERVASLSRELAVALGCSSDFVEELVLGATLHDVGKIGIPDAILQKPAKLTEDEFARIKEHPSLGRDILKTVKLSSTARQALLEHHEKLDGSGYPEGLSGDQVSLAGRIVAVADAFDALSSRRTYKEGWPLEKILELFDQGSGILYDPKVVKALHSVGPDWHRQNHKTGDRTS from the coding sequence TTGCCTTGGACGATTGCCCTGTTCGCCATTGCGGCGGTCGGAGGAGGCCTGGCCTGTTGGAACCCCGCCCCTCTGATGAAATCGAACCGATCCATGATGGACCGGTACATAGACAGCCTGAGCTCGTCCTGCTCCTCCACCTCTTTGGTGGCGGTGTTGGCTCAGGAGCCTTCGTTTCAGGATCTAGGCTCCTGGCCTTGGCCGAGATCGACCCATGGGGAGCTTTTAACCAAGCTGTCTCAGGCTAAGACCGTCGTCGTTGACCTTCTGTTTCCCGAAAGCTCCTCCCTATCGGAGGATCTTCTCCTGGCCGGTGAGGTCAGAGACCACGGCAACTGCGTGCTGGCCATACACCTCTCGGACACCGGAGAGGGAACAAAGCCTATACCGCCCTATGAGCAGCTCTATCGTTCCGTTAAACACGTAGGGGTCGCCAACGTGGCCCCAGACGTGGACGGACTTTACCGGTTTTCCTATCCTCTGTGGAACGTAGAAGGTCGGTCTCTGCCCTCTATAACCTTGGCGGGAGCCATGGCTCACACAGGGGATACAGTCGGTCTAGAGACCGGACCTCTTTACAGCTACCTGACCCTAGGGGACAGGGTGTTCCCTATGACTCCCGACGGAGGGGTGGTTCTCTCCCCCTTTGACCTCAAGGATATACCGGTTTACGAGTACGTGGATGTCCTGAGGGGCCGGGTCTCGGAGGACAAATTCAAGGGGTCCTTGGTCGTGGTCGGGATAAACGCCGCAGGGCTAGGGGTTCAGGACACCTTGTCCATGTACAGAGACGGACGGGTCAGGTCGGTTCCTGGTGCCCTGTTTGTGGCCCTCTCCATCCACAACCTCCTTCAGGACAGGGCCATAGCGGTATTGCCTACCTGGGCCGGAGGGATATGGGCCTCTCTGGCCTCCCTGGCCGGGGGGCTTTTGGGGCTTATGGCCTTTTCCTGGAGCTGGATGGCCCTTCTTGCGACTGTGGCGGTGGTGCTGGTGTTGCCCTACTTCACCCTCGAGGTCCTGTATATGTGGATCCCCACGACAGGCGCTCTTTGGGGGCTGTTTCTGGCCTACGTTACGGTGGCATCTATTCGGGCGATCTCCATGTCCCGGTCGGTCAAGATGGGCTCTATCTACACCGACGTGCTGTCCTCCATCACCTCCGACTCGTGGAACGGCGGAGCGGAGCGATCTCCTGAGGGGATTTTGGATCGGGTGTGGCCGGAGATAGAGAAGCTGACCTCCATAAGGCTTCTGGAGAAAAATCTCTCCGAGAAAGACGCCCAGGACCTGTCCCACAGTGGGGCGGTTGTGGCGTTGGACGACTCATCGTCTCTTTTAAAAATTCCCGGAGGCGACCCCCCCTATAGGCTACTGGTCAAGCCCGCCCAGGGCTGGGAAGGGCTTGTGGTACTGGGCTGGTTTAAAAACGTATCCAGGGAGGACCTTAGGAGCGCCATGGCAATGATACTCTCGGTCTCCTGGTTTTCCGTGGCTCTGAAGAGGGAGCAAGAGAGGCTTCTGGCGGTGGAAGGGGCCATAAAGGCGGTGGTCGCCGCGGTGGACGCCAAAGACCCCGAGACGAGGGGACACTCGGAGAGGGTCGCCTCCCTCTCAAGAGAGTTAGCGGTCGCATTAGGATGTTCCTCCGACTTCGTCGAGGAGCTGGTTCTGGGAGCCACACTTCACGATGTGGGAAAAATAGGCATCCCCGACGCCATACTGCAAAAACCCGCTAAATTAACCGAAGATGAGTTCGCCAGGATAAAGGAACATCCCTCTCTGGGAAGGGACATACTCAAAACCGTTAAACTGAGCTCCACCGCCAGACAGGCCCTTCTGGAACACCACGAAAAACTGGACGGAAGCGGCTACCCCGAGGGCCTCTCAGGAGACCAGGTCAGCCTGGCAGGAAGGATCGTCGCCGTGGCCGACGCCTTCGACGCCCTATCCAGCAGGAGGACCTACAAAGAGGGCTGGCCCCTGGAGAAGATCCTGGAGCTATTCGACCAGGGCAGCGGGATCCTCTACGATCCCAAGGTAGTGAAGGCCCTCCACTCGGTGGGCCCTGATTGGCACAGACAGAACCACAAAACCGGCGACCGCACCTCTTAG
- the dapD gene encoding 2,3,4,5-tetrahydropyridine-2,6-dicarboxylate N-acetyltransferase: MRTEEVIRLIKESIKKTPVTVYVSGNLEGISWGELRFVGGKDFGVIRGDKALVESILEANKEAITDFEMVVEARNSAVPMADLTRYEARIEPGAIIRDMVEIGKGAVIMMGAVINIGAVIGEGTMIDMNAVLGGRATVGKNCHIGAGAVLAGVIEPPCAMPVIIGDDVMVGANAVIFEGVQVGAGAVVAAGAIVTKDVPPGVVVAGIPAKVIKNVDGQTADKTRIVADLREL; this comes from the coding sequence ATGCGCACTGAAGAGGTGATCCGTCTCATAAAGGAGTCGATAAAGAAGACCCCCGTCACTGTCTACGTGTCGGGCAACCTTGAGGGAATCTCCTGGGGAGAGCTCCGCTTCGTCGGAGGCAAGGACTTCGGGGTGATCCGGGGGGACAAGGCCCTGGTGGAGTCGATCCTTGAGGCCAACAAAGAGGCCATAACCGACTTCGAGATGGTGGTGGAGGCCAGGAACTCCGCCGTTCCCATGGCGGACCTGACCCGTTACGAGGCCAGAATCGAGCCAGGCGCGATCATCAGGGACATGGTGGAGATAGGCAAAGGCGCGGTAATCATGATGGGAGCGGTCATAAACATCGGGGCCGTCATAGGCGAGGGCACCATGATCGACATGAACGCCGTCCTAGGCGGCAGGGCCACGGTGGGCAAAAACTGTCACATCGGTGCCGGTGCGGTCCTGGCGGGGGTAATCGAGCCTCCCTGTGCTATGCCGGTGATCATAGGCGACGACGTCATGGTAGGAGCCAACGCCGTGATCTTCGAGGGGGTCCAGGTCGGAGCCGGTGCGGTTGTGGCCGCAGGGGCGATAGTGACGAAAGACGTCCCTCCAGGGGTGGTTGTCGCTGGGATCCCAGCTAAAGTGATCAAAAACGTCGACGGCCAGACCGCCGACAAAACCCGCATCGTGGCGGACCTCAGGGAGCTTTAA
- the dapA gene encoding 4-hydroxy-tetrahydrodipicolinate synthase produces MFRGTGTALITPFNEGAFDEAAYRKFIDFQLEGGVDALIVLGTTGEAPSVTEEERARIISCAVSHSNGRVPVIVGTGSNSTAHTVSMSVQAQELGADGVLVVTPYYNKPTQEGLHLHFKAVAEALSIPVIVYNVPGRTGCNILPETVARLLDTPNIVGIKEASGDMAQVDQLIRLVKPVRPDFMVYSGNDDQAFHLVCSGGDGIISVLSNVAPREMSFMVDRILAGDLEEARIEHLRLFPLMKGLFVESNPIPVKYGVAKLGYCTEEIRLPLTTASQSTKDRVDRDLENLGITG; encoded by the coding sequence ATGTTCAGAGGCACCGGCACAGCGCTTATAACCCCCTTTAACGAAGGGGCTTTCGACGAGGCAGCCTATCGTAAATTCATCGACTTTCAGTTAGAGGGAGGGGTGGACGCCCTTATAGTCCTTGGCACCACAGGAGAGGCCCCCTCTGTGACAGAAGAGGAGCGGGCACGGATAATATCCTGCGCCGTCTCCCACTCAAATGGCAGGGTTCCTGTCATAGTCGGGACCGGCAGCAACTCCACAGCCCACACCGTCTCCATGAGCGTTCAGGCCCAGGAACTGGGTGCCGACGGGGTGCTGGTGGTGACACCCTACTACAACAAGCCAACCCAGGAGGGGCTGCACCTCCACTTCAAGGCGGTGGCGGAGGCTCTGTCGATCCCGGTGATAGTCTACAACGTCCCTGGCAGGACGGGATGCAACATACTTCCCGAGACGGTGGCCAGGCTTCTGGATACACCTAACATAGTCGGCATAAAAGAGGCCAGCGGCGATATGGCCCAGGTGGACCAGCTCATTAGGCTGGTCAAGCCGGTCCGTCCCGACTTTATGGTCTACTCGGGCAACGATGACCAAGCCTTTCATCTGGTGTGCAGCGGAGGGGACGGAATAATCTCGGTGCTGTCCAACGTGGCCCCAAGGGAGATGTCCTTCATGGTTGACCGAATACTGGCGGGAGATCTGGAGGAGGCCAGAATCGAGCACCTCAGGCTGTTCCCCCTCATGAAGGGCCTTTTCGTCGAGAGCAACCCTATACCGGTCAAGTACGGTGTCGCAAAGCTCGGCTATTGCACCGAGGAGATCCGACTGCCCCTGACGACGGCGTCCCAATCGACCAAGGACAGGGTGGACAGGGATCTGGAAAACCTGGGGATCACGGGATGA
- a CDS encoding M20 metallopeptidase family protein has protein sequence MSTGEKGDGKMDTMVQARGIGEWLTEVRREIHRSPGLDFDLEQTASTVERELDSMGVLHRRFAGTGVGAWIEGTGPGPTVVIRADMDALAIQEETGLTFSSEYPGRMHACGHDGHTACALGAAKILSARKDFRGKVIFAFQPAEETSGGAKPMIDDGLLEGENVIAALALHVNPSLPTGTIGVNPGKAMAASDMFDLVIRGEGCHGAEPHRGVDALAIACQTVTALQQIVSRRTDPVDSAVLTVGTIHGGRGRNVVASEIRMEGIIRTVDRELRERLRTEVRTVAEEVPRAMGAHGEISFVQGYPPLINDPKVCDVVSSCAREILGDRGVVPIDRPSMGVDDFAYFAELFPSCYFTLGIEDRTKGRAAPLHSPYFDLDEGALPIGAALLAKATVRLLSEGLPH, from the coding sequence TTGTCAACCGGGGAAAAGGGAGATGGTAAAATGGATACTATGGTTCAGGCAAGAGGAATAGGCGAATGGCTCACCGAGGTCCGCAGGGAGATCCATAGGTCCCCTGGGCTCGACTTCGATCTGGAGCAGACGGCGTCCACGGTGGAGAGGGAGCTGGATTCCATGGGCGTACTTCACCGCCGTTTCGCTGGGACAGGGGTGGGGGCGTGGATAGAGGGTACTGGCCCTGGCCCTACGGTGGTCATAAGGGCCGACATGGACGCCCTGGCCATACAGGAGGAAACTGGACTGACCTTCTCGTCGGAATACCCCGGCAGGATGCACGCATGTGGACACGACGGCCACACCGCCTGTGCCCTAGGGGCGGCTAAAATACTGTCGGCCAGAAAGGACTTCAGGGGAAAGGTGATATTCGCCTTCCAGCCAGCGGAGGAGACCTCCGGTGGGGCTAAACCGATGATAGACGACGGCCTGCTGGAGGGGGAAAACGTCATTGCCGCCCTGGCGCTCCACGTCAACCCATCCCTGCCCACCGGAACTATCGGTGTCAATCCCGGAAAGGCCATGGCGGCTTCCGATATGTTCGACCTGGTCATAAGGGGAGAGGGATGTCACGGCGCTGAGCCCCACAGAGGGGTGGACGCCCTGGCGATCGCCTGTCAGACCGTCACCGCCCTTCAGCAGATCGTCAGCAGGAGGACCGACCCGGTCGACTCAGCGGTCCTCACCGTGGGAACCATCCACGGCGGAAGGGGCCGAAACGTGGTGGCCTCGGAGATAAGGATGGAGGGGATTATCAGGACGGTGGACAGGGAGCTTAGGGAGAGATTGAGGACGGAGGTCAGAACCGTTGCGGAGGAAGTTCCTAGGGCCATGGGCGCCCACGGGGAGATCTCCTTCGTTCAGGGATATCCGCCCCTTATAAACGATCCCAAGGTGTGCGACGTGGTCTCCTCCTGCGCCAGGGAGATCCTGGGAGACAGAGGGGTAGTGCCCATAGACCGTCCCTCCATGGGCGTCGACGACTTCGCCTACTTCGCCGAGCTCTTCCCGTCGTGTTACTTCACCTTAGGTATAGAGGACAGGACAAAAGGGAGGGCCGCCCCTCTCCACAGTCCATACTTCGACTTAGACGAGGGTGCCCTCCCTATCGGTGCTGCTTTGCTGGCTAAGGCCACTGTCAGGTTGCTCAGTGAGGGACTTCCCCACTGA
- a CDS encoding ATP-binding protein yields MGVLENCKPRQDLLEGNINLDIFTASLSQVVNHYKGKKAQTHGIYSDGEQFFSEGTYATYGLKTVLRNVFSRIKGDTTAPSLQRLETSFGGGKTHTLIACTHLAYRGKDLASTVLPLLAPFPSDILPEPEEVAVVAMCGDELAVRKNEGTEVRPYGLWDELAFQMGGHELCDQLSLYLGKKDAPDEAFFEKVFSGRKALVMIDELAQYVARWNVAYPDAQDMIGSFLMAFLGYARKNPGIAIVITLAGSSDAFASHTSELKKMLERESDREVSEEYAAAMLQRASSGIASVVSRDESVVVPVHGNELSSVMGKRLFVSIDQEGARSTIAQYVQMYEKNGRYFPEEVQREEYRTVMLGTYPFHPTLIDFLNEKLATLETFQGTRGVLRVLSLAVRSIWKNRLNVPMIHGCHLDFHDVRTADEIIGRTQNNGLLPVLNADIGAPDTENLEGKLSNAQLADEENPHPDKIPMHEYSWRTIFLHSLAGQDQGLDSRIFGLTEQEAFMNISYPLLPPSQVQEALKALDGRAYYLHFKNGRYYASTEPTLNVAISRIRGSITQDQILTELESKAREMVKDGSMGFAVHNDVTSPEDVPESGDKPQLCMISLRINDIRPEDFITQRGNNLPRKNQNMVFLLLPETVSVKNTGSDGLLFPDEEERRNRRSMELFEMSKQILAMKKLEGDYQKYGITEKQIRERGLKEQLRAKEQDLRTRLTQSYNRLVIPSGGGIFKVKEIKTAGGEGGEGFVHRIREALMEDMKVFSRSSLDGKGLDIVKQLFLGGKDMAPIGEIRSNFFVNRNWPVLESFDLLEQIIREGVEKGAWGVVGRIDDDTALPEELFSVETPMPLHVSIGDKDYSLITTEGIKKRGWGKDSGPKKEDVQRKVRDEVLNRGEIRVGQVNKKVTEWRQDTDERDVEDSIIDQVLQGNAYLYDVSSGQDGAPVVLVNKDNVATYAITADTVIITKGKAVEKGWVSLDEGKREISLTLKGDDPLLMDLLRKMPRLYGRGATSVVNCFEINEWELPGGGRISLTISDATPKAIQSLRELFETLQGLVTPGSDTRGFIEIKSPEDGCPMIEAIGERAGK; encoded by the coding sequence TTGGGTGTCCTAGAAAACTGCAAACCTCGGCAGGACCTTCTTGAGGGCAATATAAACCTGGACATATTCACCGCTTCACTGAGCCAGGTCGTAAACCACTATAAAGGAAAGAAAGCACAGACCCACGGCATCTACAGCGACGGAGAACAGTTTTTCTCCGAAGGGACCTACGCCACCTACGGCCTTAAAACGGTCCTAAGAAACGTCTTCTCCCGGATAAAAGGCGACACCACCGCCCCTTCCCTCCAGAGGCTTGAGACCTCCTTCGGAGGAGGAAAAACCCACACCCTCATAGCCTGCACCCATCTTGCCTACAGAGGCAAAGATCTGGCATCCACCGTGCTGCCCCTACTGGCCCCCTTCCCGTCGGACATACTGCCCGAGCCGGAAGAGGTGGCGGTGGTCGCCATGTGCGGAGACGAGCTCGCCGTGAGGAAAAACGAGGGAACCGAGGTCCGTCCATACGGGCTCTGGGACGAGCTGGCCTTTCAGATGGGAGGCCACGAGCTTTGCGACCAGCTCTCCCTATACCTTGGCAAAAAAGACGCACCGGACGAGGCCTTCTTCGAGAAGGTGTTCTCCGGCAGGAAAGCCCTGGTCATGATAGACGAGTTGGCCCAGTACGTCGCTAGGTGGAACGTCGCCTATCCCGACGCCCAGGACATGATAGGGTCTTTCTTGATGGCCTTTCTTGGCTACGCCCGAAAAAACCCCGGAATAGCCATAGTCATAACCCTGGCGGGATCCTCCGACGCCTTCGCTAGCCATACCTCGGAACTGAAAAAAATGCTTGAGAGGGAGTCGGACCGGGAGGTGAGCGAGGAATACGCCGCCGCCATGCTTCAGCGTGCCTCCAGCGGCATAGCCAGCGTGGTCTCCAGGGACGAGTCGGTGGTGGTTCCGGTACACGGCAACGAACTATCGTCGGTTATGGGAAAAAGGCTCTTCGTCTCCATAGACCAGGAGGGTGCCAGATCCACCATCGCCCAATACGTCCAGATGTACGAAAAAAACGGTCGCTACTTCCCCGAGGAGGTTCAGAGGGAGGAGTACCGGACCGTCATGTTAGGGACCTATCCCTTCCATCCCACACTTATAGACTTTCTGAACGAAAAACTGGCCACCTTAGAGACCTTTCAGGGGACCAGAGGGGTCCTTCGTGTCCTGTCACTGGCGGTCAGGTCCATATGGAAAAACCGCCTGAACGTCCCCATGATCCACGGCTGCCACCTTGACTTTCACGACGTCAGAACCGCCGACGAGATCATAGGCAGAACCCAGAACAACGGTCTTCTGCCGGTTTTGAACGCCGATATAGGGGCTCCAGACACCGAAAACCTGGAGGGAAAACTGAGCAACGCCCAACTGGCGGACGAAGAAAACCCCCATCCAGACAAGATCCCTATGCACGAATATTCCTGGCGGACCATCTTTTTGCACAGCCTCGCAGGCCAGGACCAGGGTCTGGACAGCAGGATCTTCGGCCTGACCGAACAGGAAGCCTTCATGAACATATCCTATCCCCTCCTGCCCCCGAGCCAGGTTCAGGAGGCCCTGAAGGCACTGGACGGTCGAGCCTACTATCTTCACTTCAAAAACGGCAGATACTACGCCAGCACCGAGCCGACGTTAAACGTGGCCATATCCAGAATCCGTGGGTCTATCACCCAGGACCAGATCCTCACCGAGCTCGAGTCAAAGGCCAGGGAGATGGTAAAAGACGGCTCTATGGGATTCGCAGTCCACAACGACGTAACCTCCCCGGAGGACGTCCCGGAGAGCGGAGACAAGCCCCAGCTCTGCATGATATCCCTTCGCATCAACGATATTCGACCGGAGGACTTTATAACACAGAGGGGAAACAACCTTCCCAGAAAAAACCAGAACATGGTCTTTTTGCTTCTCCCCGAGACGGTTTCGGTCAAAAACACCGGATCCGACGGCCTTCTGTTTCCCGATGAGGAAGAACGCCGTAATCGGAGGTCTATGGAGCTATTCGAGATGTCAAAACAGATCCTCGCCATGAAAAAGCTGGAGGGGGATTACCAAAAGTACGGCATAACGGAAAAACAGATCCGGGAGAGAGGCCTGAAAGAGCAGCTCAGGGCAAAAGAGCAGGACCTGAGGACCAGGCTAACCCAGTCGTACAACAGGTTAGTGATCCCCTCAGGGGGTGGCATATTCAAGGTAAAGGAGATAAAGACCGCCGGAGGCGAGGGAGGAGAGGGCTTCGTCCACAGGATCAGGGAAGCCCTCATGGAGGACATGAAAGTCTTCTCCCGCTCCAGCCTGGACGGCAAGGGCCTGGACATAGTAAAACAGCTATTTCTGGGAGGTAAAGACATGGCCCCGATAGGGGAGATACGCTCCAACTTCTTCGTAAACCGAAACTGGCCGGTGCTTGAGTCCTTCGACCTGCTGGAACAGATCATCAGGGAGGGAGTCGAAAAAGGGGCCTGGGGGGTTGTCGGCAGGATCGACGACGACACGGCCCTGCCGGAGGAGCTTTTCTCCGTCGAGACCCCTATGCCTCTTCACGTATCGATAGGGGACAAAGACTACTCCCTGATAACCACTGAGGGAATCAAAAAAAGGGGCTGGGGCAAAGACTCTGGGCCTAAAAAAGAGGACGTCCAGCGAAAGGTCAGGGACGAGGTTCTGAACCGAGGAGAAATCCGTGTCGGCCAGGTTAACAAAAAAGTGACCGAATGGAGACAGGACACCGACGAGAGGGATGTAGAGGACTCCATAATAGATCAGGTATTACAGGGAAACGCCTACCTTTACGATGTAAGCTCGGGACAGGACGGAGCTCCGGTTGTTTTGGTGAATAAGGACAACGTGGCCACCTACGCCATAACCGCCGACACGGTCATAATAACGAAAGGCAAGGCGGTGGAAAAAGGGTGGGTCAGCCTGGACGAAGGTAAAAGGGAGATCAGCCTTACGCTTAAAGGTGACGACCCTCTCCTTATGGATCTCCTCAGGAAGATGCCCCGGCTCTACGGCAGAGGGGCGACCTCGGTGGTGAACTGTTTTGAGATAAACGAATGGGAGCTTCCCGGTGGAGGGAGGATATCCCTAACCATATCCGACGCGACCCCTAAGGCCATCCAGAGCCTTAGGGAGCTTTTCGAGACATTGCAGGGTCTGGTGACGCCGGGGAGCGACACCAGAGGCTTTATTGAGATAAAATCCCCCGAGGACGGTTGTCCCATGATAGAAGCCATAGGAGAGAGAGCTGGAAAATAG
- a CDS encoding 4-hydroxy-tetrahydrodipicolinate reductase has protein sequence MKYGIVGSSGRMGRELIEVFGPENCVATISLEDETILDSPEVIVDFSRPEALKRTLEVCREYRSALVLGTTALTEDHMVQVKELAQSVAVVQGYNFSVGIGVLRMILRQYAPALSEWDVEISETHHIHKVDAPSGTAITLKKEVGRDCPTHSLRMGGVPGDHSVSFANEGEVLTLTHRAISRKVFAMGALQAARFAIGQQPGLYDFEEVVSCALKR, from the coding sequence ATGAAGTACGGCATAGTGGGATCCTCCGGCCGGATGGGCCGGGAGCTTATAGAGGTATTCGGGCCGGAGAACTGCGTGGCCACCATATCCCTGGAGGACGAGACCATTCTGGACTCTCCGGAGGTCATAGTGGATTTCTCCAGGCCCGAGGCCCTGAAGAGAACCCTGGAGGTCTGTCGTGAATACCGTTCCGCCTTAGTTCTGGGGACAACAGCCCTCACAGAGGATCACATGGTCCAGGTCAAGGAGCTCGCCCAGTCGGTGGCGGTGGTCCAGGGATATAACTTCTCCGTAGGGATAGGGGTTCTCAGGATGATACTGAGACAGTACGCCCCGGCCCTGTCTGAGTGGGACGTTGAGATATCCGAGACCCACCATATCCACAAGGTGGACGCCCCATCCGGGACGGCCATCACGCTAAAGAAAGAGGTAGGGAGGGACTGCCCGACCCACTCCCTCAGGATGGGAGGGGTTCCAGGGGACCACTCGGTGAGCTTCGCCAACGAGGGCGAGGTTCTGACCTTGACCCACCGGGCCATCTCCCGAAAGGTCTTCGCCATGGGGGCCCTCCAGGCCGCCAGGTTCGCCATCGGGCAACAGCCCGGGCTTTACGATTTTGAGGAGGTAGTTTCATGCGCACTGAAGAGGTGA